CCGCCATTCGTGATGAACACCTTCGAGCCGTTCAACACATAGTGGTCATCTTTCTTGACCGCCCTTGTTTTCAGACTGGCAGCATCAGAGCCGGCACTTGGTTCCGTCAGACAGAATGCACCAAGATATTCGCCTGCAGCAAGCTTAGGTACATATTTTTTCTTTTGCTCTTCCGTACCAAAATACAATATCGGGTTCGTACCGACTGAAGTATGGACAGAAAGGATAACACCAACTGTTGCGCTGACCTTTGAGATTTCATGGATCGCGATGATGTAAGAGATGAAATCCATCTCCGACCCGCCATATTCTTCGGGAACCGGGATTCCCATCAGGCCTAGCTCGCCCATCTTCCTTAAAATCTCCCTCGGGAACTCGCCCTCTTCCATTTTTTCAACAAATGGAGCGATTTCAGTTTGCGCGAAATCTCGCACCATTTTACGCATCATTTCCTGCTCTTCTGTAAATCTCAGATTCATTTATAGCCCTCCCCACGTCCAGACAAATATTTATGTACGGACGGATTCACGAAAAATAATTACTCGTAAGTATAGAAACCACGGCCTGATTTTTTGCCTAACCAGCCTGCTTTTACATATTTTCTTAACAACGGGCAAGGGCGGTACTTGTCATCGCCAAAGCCTTCGTGGAGTGTTTCCATGATATAGAGGCAAGTATCCAGGCCGATAAAGTCAGCAAGTGTCAGCGGTCCCATTGGATGATTCATACCGAGCTTCATGACTTCGTCGATCGCTTCCTTCGTCGCTACTCCCTCGTACAATGTGTAAATTGCTTCATTGATCATCGGCATCAAAATGCGGTTTGAAACGAAGCCTGGGAAGTCATTCACTTCAACAGGAACTTTTTCCAATGTTTTGGTGATGTCTTCGATTGTTTGATAGACTTCATCTGCAGTCGCCAGACCACGGATGATTTCAACTAGCTTCATTACAGGTACCGGATTCATGAAGTGCATGCCGATGACTCTTTCCGGACGCTTTGTTGCTGCAGCGATTTCGGTGATTGGCAATGATGATGTATTGGAAGCAAGGATTGCGTGTTCAGGCGCAATTTTATCAAGCTGAGCAAATATTTTAGCCTTGATATCCATATTCTCGACTGCCGCTTCGATAACAAGATCAGTCTTTCCCGCATCCTGAAGGTCATTTGAAGCCGTGATCCTGCCAACAATTTCGTCCAGCTGCTCAGCTGACATCCGGCCTTTGTCCACTTGACGGTTAAGATTTTTCTTGATTCCAGCAAGACCGCGTTCCACAAATTCTGGTTTCAAATCATTTAAAAATACGTCGTATCCAGCCTGCGCACACACCTGGGCAATACCGGAACCCATTTGTCCTGCGCCAATTACCATGATTTTTTTCACACTCATTCGTTTTCCTCCTCTAGAATCATTACAACGGAGAGCAAGTTAACTGCCCTCCCGTCTATTGTCAAAATCCTTATTGCTTCGGAACCTCAATCATCACTGCGTCTCCCTGTCCTCCGCCCGAGCAGATGGCCGCAATGCCGACCCCGCCGCCGCGGCGCTTCAGTTCATGCATCAAAGTGAGGATGATGCGTGCCCCGCTTGCTCCGATAGGGTGGCCAAGGGCAACCGCACCGCCGTTCACATTGACCTTTTCCGGATCAAGGTTCGCAATGCGTCCACTCGTCAATGCGACTGCAGCAAAAGCTTCGTTGATTTCAAATAGATCAATTTCATCCAGCGACTTGCCGGTCTTTTTCAATAACTCATTGATGACGATTCCAGGTGTCTTCGGAAAGTCCTTTGCTTCTGTTGCGATCGCTGCATGCCCAAGGATGACTGCCTGCGGTGTCCTGCCTTCACGCTGTGCGCGCTCTTCGCTCATCAGCACGAGGGCTGCCGCGCCGTCATTGATTCCCGGTGCGTTACCGGCAGTAATGGTGCCATCCGAGTTGAAAACTGGGCCTAACTTCGCTAGCTTTTCAACTGATGTATCCTTCCTTGGTGCTTCATCATGCTGGACCAAAATTGGGTCGCCCTTCCGCTGCGGCACTTCAACCGGAACGATTTCCTCAGCAAGCTTTCCTGATTCAATCGCTTCAATCGCCTTCTGGTGGCTGCGATATGACCATTCGTCCTGTTCCTGGCGGCTGATTTCATATTCCTTCGCTACGTCATTTCCGTAAGTGCCCATATGGACTCCCTTGAAGCTGCAAGTTAATCCATCGTGAATCATCAAGTCCTTTACCTGGCCGTCGCCCATTCTGAACCCCCAGCGTGCTTTCGGAAGAATATATGGTGCGTTGCTCATTGACTCCATTCCGCCGGCAACAATGACTTCCTCATCTCCCGCGCGGATGATCTGGTCTCCTAACGTCAAGCTGCGCATACCTGAAGCACAAACCTTATTGATTGTTTCCGTTTTTACTTCCCACGGGATTCCAGCTTCTCTTGCAGCCTGGCGTGAAGGGAGCTGTCCCTGGCCTCCCTGCAATACTGTGCCAAGAATGACCTCGCCGATTTCTTCCGGCTTTACTTCCGCACGTGCCATCGCTTCCTTTACCGCGATTCCGCCAAGCTGGCTCGCCGTGAATCCGCTCAAAGCTCCGCCAAGCTTGCCAAATGGTGTTCTAGCTCCTGCTAAAATGACTGTCTTTCCCATTGCCATCTCTCCCTTTCAATCTATTAATTTTGGAAAATGAAAAATACATCTCAATCCAGTCTTTTTTGATTGACTGAACGCTCGCTCGAAACTGGTCCAAAAAAATTTGCGTATTCTTGTGTATATGAGGGGTTTCTTGCTGAAGATTAATGTAAGCGCTTTATCAATATATTCATTTTATCTCAAAAATAGTAGAAATTGAAACACTTTGCTAAAAATTCTGTCATATGTCGAATTTTAACTGTGAGTCAACTTCTACTATTCAAGTTTTAGTATTAATTTGTATTAAGAAACAAGCGGTTTGATTTCACCGAATACGGATTTTTCGAGTAGTTCAGCAACGTCTAGTGTATCGACGTTTTCTTCTACTTCCTTCGCTTTAGTTCCATCAGAGAGCATTGTCAGACAGTAAGGGCATCCGGAACTGATGACGGATGGGTTCACAGCAAGTGCCTGTTCTGTACGGGATACATTGATCCTGTGTCCTGTTTCTTCTTCCATCCACATCAAGCCGCCACCTGCGCCACAGCACATTGCTGTATCACGGTTACGTTCCATTTCCTTCAGATCCACACCAGGAATCGCCTTGAGGATATCACGCGGAGCGTCATACACCTCGTTGTAGCGGCCAAGGTAGCAGGAATCA
This window of the Mesobacillus jeotgali genome carries:
- a CDS encoding acetyl-CoA C-acetyltransferase, with amino-acid sequence MGKTVILAGARTPFGKLGGALSGFTASQLGGIAVKEAMARAEVKPEEIGEVILGTVLQGGQGQLPSRQAAREAGIPWEVKTETINKVCASGMRSLTLGDQIIRAGDEEVIVAGGMESMSNAPYILPKARWGFRMGDGQVKDLMIHDGLTCSFKGVHMGTYGNDVAKEYEISRQEQDEWSYRSHQKAIEAIESGKLAEEIVPVEVPQRKGDPILVQHDEAPRKDTSVEKLAKLGPVFNSDGTITAGNAPGINDGAAALVLMSEERAQREGRTPQAVILGHAAIATEAKDFPKTPGIVINELLKKTGKSLDEIDLFEINEAFAAVALTSGRIANLDPEKVNVNGGAVALGHPIGASGARIILTLMHELKRRGGGVGIAAICSGGGQGDAVMIEVPKQ
- a CDS encoding 3-hydroxybutyryl-CoA dehydrogenase, with the protein product MSVKKIMVIGAGQMGSGIAQVCAQAGYDVFLNDLKPEFVERGLAGIKKNLNRQVDKGRMSAEQLDEIVGRITASNDLQDAGKTDLVIEAAVENMDIKAKIFAQLDKIAPEHAILASNTSSLPITEIAAATKRPERVIGMHFMNPVPVMKLVEIIRGLATADEVYQTIEDITKTLEKVPVEVNDFPGFVSNRILMPMINEAIYTLYEGVATKEAIDEVMKLGMNHPMGPLTLADFIGLDTCLYIMETLHEGFGDDKYRPCPLLRKYVKAGWLGKKSGRGFYTYE